One part of the Ictidomys tridecemlineatus isolate mIctTri1 chromosome 13, mIctTri1.hap1, whole genome shotgun sequence genome encodes these proteins:
- the LOC144370029 gene encoding putative serine protease 47 produces MIGKVYGGHDSVSGQWPWQASLLYLGQHLCGAVLIDAHWLLSTAQCFLNKSQAPQDYEVLLGNTQLYQHTQHTQKMLVNQIITHPDFEKLYVFGSDIAMLQLHLPVNFTPYVVPVCLPRADMQLPSQRKLR; encoded by the exons ATGATAGGGAAGGTGTATGGTGGCCATGATTCGGTGAGTGGCCAGTGGCCGTGGCAGGCCAGCCTGCTCTACCTGGGCCAGCATCTCTGCGGAGCTGTCCTCATTGACGCCCACTGGCTGCTTTCCACAGCCCAGTGCTTTCTCAA caAATCCCAGGCACCACAGGACTATGAGGTCCTCCTGGGGAACACCCAGCTGTACCAGCACACCCAGCACACCCAGAAGATGCTCGTGAACCAGATTATCACCCATCCAGACTTTGAGAAGCTCTATGTCTTCGGGAGTGACATTGCCATGTTGCAGCTGCACCTGCCTGTGAACTTCACCCCCTATGTGGTTCCTGTCTGCCTCCCACGTGCAGACATGCAGCTGCCCAGTCAAAG